Part of the Stigmatopora argus isolate UIUO_Sarg chromosome 3, RoL_Sarg_1.0, whole genome shotgun sequence genome, GATGGCGGAGGAGCTCACCTTCCAGACTGAAACTCTTGAGTTTGGCGACTTCGGCGATGGCTTTCATGCCGGCGTCGGAGATTTGCCAGGCCTCCAGCAGAGAGATGGACGACAAAGACTGGCAGTTGGCCATCAGGGCCTACGTGGGACATACGGCATGATGATGGTGAAGGAATATTGTCAGTACAGTTGTCAAAACATGTCAATGCTAAAAAAGTATCAATCGTACTAGCCAAAGAGtgcacaatgaaaggaaaaaaatatatataagtggCACTAAAGTTGTATTTTTGGGTGGGGGGGCAGTTTTATAATGAATCAGAAATCAAGAACAAACATGTTAAAGGAATAGTGACATATGCAAATGTTAttgtaacataaaaaaaaattctagtatATCAATAGCCGAAAAACACACTATTATAGGCTATTGGGGGgtcagagtggaaaaaaataaaaataaaattgcagtATCAGTCGCAGGCCCaaccaaactacaaaaaaagtgtggcttatagtccggaaaatacggtacttgataCTGCAAATATGAACACTGTCTTCATTGACGATGACAGTTAAAGACAGATTGAAAGTTATCGTTAAGCGAGGGCTGTGATGTAGCAGATTTTCAACCTTGCACACCTcagaaaacaataacaacaaaaatgcccCCGCCCCCCTTGCTCGACAATGACCTTGCAATGAAACAAACATACAGAGATGCAGTTATCCGACAGGTCGTACACGTCGTTGAGCAGAATCTCCCTGAGAAAAGGGCACGCTTCCGAGATGTAGCTGTAGCCCGTCTCGGTCACCTgcgacacaaacacacagtcacttcattcattcattcaaatgtgtatatatatatacacacatatatatacatatatttcatgcaacacgcttatttatttactgatttattacctatttatttatgcctaaaatttattttgctgtgtctgtattctcaccctcttgctactgtaacagtgaatttcccgaatatgggataaataaagtcatctaatctaatctaatccaatcttctgaaccactttatcctcattagggtcacggggggtgctgaagcctatcccagctgactccgggccagaggcggcggacaccctgaatgggtggcgagccaatcacagggcacaaggagacaaaggacaaacgtgcacactcacacccataagggggcaatttagcttaccatgcatgtttttggaatgtgggaggaaaccggaatacccgtaGGAAACACACGCAAACGccgcacaggtggaccaacctggatttgaacccaggatccctgACCtgcgaggccaacacgctaaccactcatccacctggCCGCCTCAGATGCATATCAACAAGGAATATTCTTTTACATCAGTCTTATCACTGCTAATTTTtatcttgcactaaaactccatagctACCTCACGACTTTTGTCcccgcttattttttttacctcacttcatttttattgtacaaagctttttatgactactaattaatgtgtgcactttatggtgaagctttaaatctccttttataatgacaataaatgcctacaattcaattccattcaaaaaCGTGCCTCGGCAGGAATGGCAATCGTCACGTTCCGGGCCCCGTAAAAGGAAAACGTACATCTGGAAGTGCGCATAACTGAGCGTGTTGTCATGCGTGGACGTGAGCACATGGCGAGGGGGCGGACCGACGGGATGGGCCCGGCCCCGTCCTTCATCCCCTCCCCCCCTTCTCGAATCTTAGCGGACTTGGATCGAGAAGGGGACGCGTGAAAACGAAGAAAAGGAGTGACGACGGGGTACTGGCCATCTTCTGGATTGTTTCAAGACTCGAGAGCTCGGAAACTGACCTGGGTGCAGCCCGACAAGTCCAGGTGGAGAAGATTGTGGCATCCTCTTCCTAAGCTCAGGTACTGAAAACCTTCATCTGTCATTTTGTGGCAGTAGGCCAAGCTCAGGTATTGGAGGTTGATACAGTTGCTGTGaccaggaaaagaaaaaaatatcattaaattAAGTTTCtaccgccccccaaaaaacatgctattGACTATCGTACTCTTTGGTGGGTTTCAAAATCTAACGGGGTCTAAACTTGTGGCTTGGGGGCTAACTGCGGCTGGCATGAACGTATTTTGCGGCTTTTTATTTGACATCAAATTGAAGTACTAGTGTGACCTGTTTGTATTTTACCATAAGggataaaaaaacaatctgaatcattttgaataaaattacagtaatccctcaattatggCGTCTTCAcctatcgcaaattcactactttgcaatttttttccctgctcttaattctttatatatatatatagtatatatatattttttttttcaaagttcataaaaatgtgaaaatccacgctgaaactcggaaacagaatgaaagggaaaaaatagttataataggggtgaccctactctgcgatttttcaattagcaTGGCCATgattggtctacattaactgcgatattcaagggattactgtataaatgttgtcattttaggACAACACCTGAATGAGCAAATTTTGACAAAACTGGATTTGTTCAAATTTAAGGCAAACTGGACTATAAATGGCAGGAATATTTATTACACCAAAAGACTATTGTTATCACTATACTAAAATTTCCATCTTaacatgtacaaaaaaaaaaaatcaaactaaaaaaaaattaaatgatgtTTTAAATAACTCTAATTGTGGCtgtaaaaaaactcaaattctTAAAATACGCTTATCACAAGTAGTCCGATTCATTTCAAACTGGCAACGTGGCAGCAAAAATatggcaaattcaaatttaatCCTCCACAACAAATTTCTGTTGACCTGTGGTCATCCAAAAACAAAGAACTATTGTATCTGGACACAACATTTTACTATCATCGTTTTGATACTTTTCAATACTTTTGCCAACCCCATAAAACACAACTCGCCCTCTCATAAAACAAACTTAAAAACCCCCAGATGTGAGCCGCACTGTTCACCGCAGACCTCAAACCAGGAAAAAAGTAGTGGTTTGTGGTCCAAAAATGACACCAACAACTCAAGAacataaaaaactgcacaaaaacgacatatttcTCCTAGAACACAAAATTATGTGGTTATTAAACGATCACTAAATAAGCTCTAAAAAGTCTGATAAAACAGGAAGGAGCGAGCTAACTAATTTCCTTCTGCACACCTGCCGCTAACAACCCCGAGACATGCAAATTTCAAGTCCAACTTTATGgtagaaaatttgaaaatccccTACTTCATTCCAGTTTTACAACTAGATGATTCCCATCCCATAAATCCATCCacaaagcaatttttttttcaatttttaaccGTCTCAAGAGCCACATCTGGTCACACTAGCATGCTAGCATGCTAACACGCTAGCAAAAAATCCTGCAAATGTCTTCTGGgaatcaaaataaaaagtttGTAATACGAGTCAGGAGGGCGAGGATCCACAGCGACGATAGCATTAGTGCGCTAACCAGCGTAGCGGTTTACCTTGCTAGCTCCCTGAGCGTGGCATCCGTTAAGAGGGTGCTGGAGAGATTCAAGTAGAGCAAAGAGTTGCAGCCTTCCACGAATGACCTCATCATGGCGTCCTGTCAAAGTACACAAATCATCATTTCCCAAatgacacagaaaaaatactCGCTTTTGTATTACACAATGTACGCTTACGACTTAACGCGCCGCTGGCGCTAAAGAGGAAACCGCGAATGGGATAGCTGGGATTCCACGAAAATTTGGATTTACGACGGCGTTGACGCGCATGGTTCGTGTTTTGATCAAAAGTGTGGTGGACGGCTAGCCAAGTATAGCAACAGACATAGAAGAGTTAGCATTTAGCTAATTATTGAACACAATTGTAGCTTTGCGTTTAAATTAACCCAAATTTAAATCATTATGTATACTGGATATCCTTCCGATTTGATTGGTTTGATCGATTTCCCTACATTAAACTTCTTGCTAACGGGAACGCCccaaaaatgcattcaaatttggcacaaaaaaaaacaataacaagggACCtaattaatgaatacatttcatTCACTTACTACTCTAAGAAATGAACCTAAGGTGGGTAACCACTGTAAAAAATatactttgaatttttttaactgtttcaATGATCGAAACTATAAAAAACGCCCCTCACCGTGATATTAAAACACTCAGACACGTTGAGCTCTTGCAGATTTTTGCATTGgcctggaaaagaaaaaaaaagccgtcAATTTGGCaccttattaaacaaataataacaataaataaccaattcctattttcaaatgtcattccttaagagccatactccgaattaaagtcaaaatacatgaaaatatgtgcatcttaccacttttaaagcataaaaaaatcgTCACAACATTTCTACGCTATTACTAATCAACAACAATATGCATtaagaagagtctaatgaaaaataataataacttaagTGGCGCTAGAGGTAGTGCTAACCTCCCAGGTTAGCACACAGCCATACGCACTcatccaaagagccacatgtggctcccgagccatagcttCCTTACCCCTGTGATATATACGGACAGGTTTTAACACGCCGTGTTAACAAAAGTGGTAGAAGGCTAAAACGCACAAATATTGTGACAAGTCTCTACATCCACATTTGGCAGTTCCCGGCATGTTATGCAACAAAACGCCTTCCACAGCTGGATTTGATCAGCGCTTATGCCACGTGTCCTCCGACCCCCTCCTCATTATTTCCAAAACAACTCTGCTTGATTTCAGAGCCCTtgcaggagaaaaaaagacaaaaaaagaaaagatttagAGAGAAAGCTGCCGGTTCCAGCATGCACGCCACCTTCTCTTTCATGGCGGTTTTTCTGCTCCTGATTCTGCTTCTGGAGGTCCCGCTCATGGAGATGAAACGGGCGGGTAAGGGCCGAGGCCTCAAACGAGCCAGGCAGAAGATGGGCCGTGACAGGTGGGCATCACACACTCCACTTTAcgtcatttttgcattttttggggggaaaacatAGCTAGTCTTTGTTTTCAGGATTTGGAGCCAATTTATACGTCCCTGCCAACTTGtaaaattttccctttttttatcatttcaaattgtgggcGGTGTatcacaacttttgtatgggatttttttcaagtaagtttttttgtgaaactgatctcgttttacccattttggctctaatccggattttCTCGGTCACGAaaaagcatgatatgcgcacgcgcattcgcCTTTCACGacataaatatagcgtgtcagcaagcaatgtacccagaccgtCAAGCTGGCAGGGTCACACAAAGACatgtacagaatcttgaatttactgcatactgattggacactgtctactttggagaaaattttagacttttaagtgcgccctatgtgagtaaatatgtgccgcgttgcatttgtacattttttatcgcttaaaaagggaaattgcaatcattaataagggcagCAATTGGCCGAAGTTGACAGGGATGagtcaatgtcaaaaaaaaaagttccttaATTTATGCTAATCGCGAAGTACTCGATGAAGTatcaaattaataataaaaaaaattgtccaaaggATCATGAGATTACAACTTGAGataaaagggttaaaaaatgcatgaatgCTCTTACACATTAAGAAATATCCTACCTGGCAAATAATGCGCATATTTGAACTGGATTTAATTCATTTCAGTGGTCTTAGAATCTCATTTTCCTTAGCCAGTtgatttcttaattttttgtgtgtgtgtggaaccCCCCCAGGGTGAAAAACGCGGGTCGTCACAGCAGATCCGACCCCCCAAAACCAAGCAACTGCACGGAATCGCTGGAATCTGGCCGCGTTTTTGCAGACTGCCAAGAACGGCGCCTCACTTCCATTCCCAAACCCGAGATCTGGTCCAGATCGCCCAAGTACCTGCTCTTAGCCCGTAACAGGATCAAGGTCCTCCGTGACGGCGCCTTCGCCGGTTACCAGAGTCTAACCAGTCTGGACTTGCAGCAAAATGACATCTCCTTGGTGGAGGAGGAGGCCTTTGAGGGTTTAACGCGACTCACCACTCTGCTCCTCCAACACAACCGTCTGACTTCACTGGGAGAGGAAAGCCTGATCCCCATGCCCAACCTCCGCTACCTCCGCTTTTACGACAACCCCTTGAATTGCCACTGTGACATGGACGGTCTGGTGCGAACGCTTCAAGTCCCCAGCAACCGAAATCTGGGAAATCATGCTTGGTGAGCTTAAGCAAAATATTCTTCGATTAATCATATGTACGATTTGacttattcttattattattgacTATTTTCCTCCGTTAGCtaccgatagacgtccaatccactttgactgggagggctggtggCCATTGCTTAATTTCCGAAAAAGCCCATTAGACCGTCATAAGGCGTTTTAAATGGAtggtgtcatttgcatatttccATTATGTCAACTGTTTAATTTTACACTtcctggcatttaaaaaaatgtatatttacaaGTTAAAGGTTTTTGAACTCACTTCCAACTTTTTTTGCACGAATTCTCTATTTATTCTCGGCGGTGATCATTTAAATTTGGTTTAAAATCAATttctgtcaatgacagccaagaAGAACAAAGCGCAAGCATTTTTTGCTACGTGCGCTAACAAGCTAAGCGCTAACGTTCGCTAATAAAGTTAAGCGCTAATGTTTGCTAACAAAGCTAAGCGCTAATGTTCCCTAACAAAGCTAAGGGCTAACGTTCGTTAACAAGATAATCGCTAACGTTCGCTAGCAAAGCTAAGCGCTAACGTTTGCTAGCAAAGCTAAGCGCTAACGTTCGCTAGCAAAGCTAAGCGCTAACGTTCACTAACAAAGCTAAGCGCTAACGTTCGCTAACAAGCTAAGCAATAACATTCGCTAACAAAGCTAACCGCTAACGTTCGCTAACAAAGCTAAGCGCTAACGTTCTCTAACAAAGCTAAGCGCTTACATTTGCTAACAAAGCTAAGCGCTAACGTTCGCTAACAAAGCTAAGCGCTAACGTTCGCTAGCAAAGCTAAGCGCTAAAAAAGCTAAGCGCTAACGTTCGCTAGCAAAGCTAAGCGCTAACAAAGCTAAGCGCTAACGTTCGCTAACAAAGCTAAGCGCTAACGTTCGCTAACAAAGCTAAGCGCTAACGTTCGCTAACAAAGCTAAGCAATAACGTTCGCTAACAAAGCTAAGCAATAAGGTTCACTAACAAAGCTAAGCGCTAACGTTCACTCTGTTTCTTTTTAAAGGTGCGCGGAGCCTCTCAAGCTAAAAGGGAAAAAGTTAAAGCAGATTGACCCCGAGTCGCTGTGCAAGAAGTTTGACCCGTACAATGAAACGCAGGGTGACCAGACGGCCGATCCAGTGCAGCCCAGTCCTTTACGAAACAAACCCGATGCTACCACTTCCTGTCACATTTATTACTTCCCTCACGTACGTGTGGATTGCAGCAACCGAGGCAAGTTTTGTTCACTTTCCGTCGCCCGGGGGAGTGAAAACATATTTTCCTTACGTAATAATACACAAGTCGTTTATCAATAAGTGAAGCACTTATTATCGGAGTATGTTCGCTGGCGGTCTTGGCGCGGAACGCCTCGTTGTTGGCCCGGAATGTGCGCATTTCAGAGATAAGGGGttatttggaaaaagaaaaaaaaaattagtctgACTACTAGCATAtggttgttgttaaaaaggcacTTGCCGTTCAAACTTAAGAATATAAAAATAGCTGCTTGTATTTGATTGACAGTTGACGTTACGTGGTTTCGACACATTCGAACACGCCCAGAGTAtttaaaaaacaggaaaaatttTGATTATTATCTGATTTGTAGCCTCTTTTTATctatttgacagtttttttggcctcatttgaattttgtttttgttttctccaATAAGTGACGTTTAGGAGACATATTTTCACTAAAACATGTACTTTAAGTGAAATGACATATAACATTGAATTGATTTTCGACACTGCTTATCCGCGTCAGCAtctcggggtgctggagcctatcccagttgactttaaGTGAAAGGTGAATGACACCCCAGActggtaaaaaacaacaacaacaacaacaacaacaaattcacACTCACTATCACACTGCCACCTTTCCGGAATTGATCCTACGCTTCCCGCACCATTATCAACCaaaagaaccactacaccactgTGTAAGCAAATATTAAACATATGCCTCTATTTGCATTACAAGCAATAAACTAATTTAACACGTTTGACCTCGCCTGGAACAATTTAAACTTGACTCACGAGCATAACTTTTTCCGTGACAGGACTCAATTTACTTGAATTATGCTGGAATGATATCATAATGTTTGTATCAAACCACGCTTGTGTCATAATTCTatggagaaaaataataataataataattaaaaaaaaaaatcaacctgcAGCTGGTGTTTTGCCAAAATCCCAACATGGGTCCATTGTACACACAATTATATATGTGCGAAATTAATTCTTATTGGTCATTAGGTCTGACTGAGGTGCCTGAGGGAATTCCAGAGGAAGCTGTCCAAATAGATCTATCCCATAATTCCATCCATCACTTGAAGGCCAAGAGCTTCCAAGGCGCAAAGAGTCTGAAAACGCTCAACCTGagctacaacaaaatggagCGCATTGACAAAAGTAAGAATCGTCTCatacaaaagcatgttttttttaaaaatgagaacTGCCGACCCACCCAGtttaaaaggattggacatctaccaccTCCAGTGGCAGCCGAGTGAAGTTCAGCAATTTAAAGTCATCCTCAATAGTTTAATCCTGCCAAAATTGAGTGTTTCTCACGTTTTCATCATCTGAAAAGTCAGCGTGTGCTAAACACAAGAaggcctttgtgtgtgtgtgtttttttttgtggatctGGCATGAGATTGGAGGAACTTTTTTACATCTTGGAAACTCTGCTTCTCATTTAGACCCCTCCCCTTTTAGACCATTAACTTTCTCTAAAAATATGAGGGGGCTGAACTGGATTGTGCACAAGCTTCAACTCTgtcattgaaatttaaaaaggtTGTGACctgaaatttaacaaaaaatctgTGTTTACTTTTTTAGGTTCTTTGTTCGGGCTGTTGCACCTCCGCGAGTTAGATCTGTCGGACAATAGCCTGTATTTTGTCCAGTATGGGGTCCTGGAAGACCTCTACTTCCTGTCCAAGCTGAAGTTGGGGGGAAACCCTTGGCTGTGTGACTACAGGTAGTTTTATAGTTATTATTTTACCAATTGTGTTTTATCATGACCTTTTTTTAACTCTGCAAATGACGGCTAagcaaagtataaaaaaaataaaagataaataaaacgAATCACTCTAAATATGAACTCATAATGAttccaaaaaagaactagcagaaagaaaccaagctaataaaacaaagaatgttgtaaaaacattcaGGTAAAAAGTGTAAATTACAAATTAAAGTAAAATTAAGTAATTACATTTATTATTAAgagatattattattattattattttttttttaaagatagaaaggctgtaaaacacgaaaaacaaatgagtgtacagagctactgccagcGGCTGCCACCTGAGGGcgttatcttgaaaaaaaaatcactctaaTTCACTCTAAAAATGAAGTTAAATCTCGAACAatgcttacttgtgcctgccattgctcgctcacggcgccgccatcttacctagggatgacaaactagactgctacttcctggttgtactgctcacatgacctccattttgaatttgtctacatgcaggcaacaccttttaggaatgtgcaatccagcagacggtcctttcgattcatacagaatctcagaaataatattttttcttaagattttccgttCAAAGTAACACGATTGTgcttccctattaaaaccacgaatagggaggtgaaaattgtgaatcagtgggcggcttatacgcgagaaatcgtaaaattcaatgattttaaggcaattttaagggtgcggcttatacgcggaggcggctgaaatttggaattttaatttgtctacgtgcaggccacACCCTTTTAGAACGTGCAATCCAAAAATCTATTTatacagcatctcagaaatagcacgtgcgatgatttttcttcagatttccccttcaaagtaacacatttgcactccctttTGCAATCGCaattataaaattcaacgattttaaggccattttaagcaTACAGCTGATCCGCGgacgcggcttatatgcgagaaaatacggtatgtatccTAAAAACCCTAAATTGCTCATTTTCAGCATTCACTACATGGTGTATTGGCTACAACTGCACCCAGCCGTGAGGCACTCGGGTCTACTATGCCGCTCGCCTGTGGAGCACACGGGCGAAAGAGTGGAGGACTATGTACGGTCCTACAACCGAGGTTGTTCCAAAGAGAGGCAGCAGAGTCAGCGGGACCCAAACGAGGATGACGAGTTCCTCTGGGACTCCCTGAAAGAAGCCAAGCGCGAACCAGAGGAGGAAATGGAGCCTAGCCACTTGAGACGCCGTGAGAAGTACCAAATTATCAGACTGTCTTGAAGGAAAAGCTTCTGAATGGGATTTGTTTACAACTCTCTACACTTCATTTTCTATATTGTCAAATAGTCTGTATCAGATGAAGATGATACTTTTTGTGGTGTGTAATCCCACCAAAATGAGCATGAATAAGCTTcaatctctttaaaaaaaaatgctataaatACCAGTTTGCAGGTTGAacttgacagtgatagacgtctaatccattgtAGTAAAAGatgattatttactttttaatctTAAATCAATGGTGCCCATGGAGTTAATGGGGATCTTTTATTGGTGTAAAATTATTAcggatttcttttttctttaataaaaataagttGCAATAAAACgaattattttcttatttttaaatgttgtttggttcACTTAACATTGATGTAATGCTACACGAAATCAAAAGTTTTGTTTGTAAATAGTATCAATCGACATTTTACTCTTTGGTGAAAATGTAGTCAAGGATATAATTGTCCGTTTTGAATTAACAAAGCTTGACGAAGCTGTTTAATGTGTAGAAAACTCACCGATATGTTGCAAACTGGACCATTCCAATGAATTGCAGGCCCGGAGATTTAAGTGGATGACAAACGGACGGAAATTCAGGAGAACATCCTTCATGATGTCATCTGTTATCCAACGTTTATCCATCGAGACGTTGACCtgagaaggtataaaaaaaatgccgACTCACCTTTCACGAATGTTACAGTAAAGTGTTAGCATTTTAAAAGGCCTGCTAGCTGCTACATATCTGAAACGCTCCCTTCTGAAAGACTTCTTGCAAGGTGGCCATGGATTTTAGAACCATTTCAATGACATAAAAAAACTGGAAAGTCTTAAGATCacttaaaccacatgtgtcaaagtggcggcccgggggccaaatctggcccgccccatcattttgtgtggcccgggaaagtaaatcatgggtgccgactttctgttttaggatcaaattaaaatgaagagtatagatgtatattaaatttcctgattttcccccttttaaatcaatcattgtaattttttaatccattttttctgtgtttttagttcaaaaatcattttgtaaaatctaaaaatatatttaaaaaagctacaataaacattgttttagatctataaaaaaactgactattcagggcttttaatccagttcttttaatccatttataaaaataaaaaaaatctaaatattatatctaaaatggtctggcccacatgaaatcgagttgacgttaacgcggcccgcgaaccaacccgagtctgacacccctgacttaaacAATGGAATGAATTGTATTGCTAACAGTTGGAATGCTAACATAGCATGTTTGAGTTCGAGTTTGACTGGTGGAAGCTACAACGCTTGTCATTTGAAAAGAAGTCATACCGTTTAAAAATCAACCGTTTGATACAATGCTAACAATTGTGACAAATTATAACAGGATAACAACATCAGTAGAAGGGCTAAATAGTTTTTATATAGCCATGGGGTCAACAACTTTGTCATGCTAACACAAATCCATGCATTTTGTACATACCCGACTCCAAAGGGTGGCTGAATGGATGAGACTTTTCCAACTGCAGCACACATCGGAACAGCTCAGTAAGTCTCGTAGATCCAGATACTGAAAGATCTATTGTCAAAAAccataaaagaagaaaacaagtgAGTCACGACAGTCATTTGAATTACAGGTACATTTTGGGGAGCAATTTTCTGACACCCATTTTCACCAGTGGATACAAGAATTGAAAATGTCATATTCCAATTCTGACATTTTTAGTTTGAGACAGACATTTACAATGAATTTCCTTTACAGTGTAAGGATGACTAATATCCACAATTATCcagtaaaaagtaaaaaaaggcaaatatgcTACTCCCCTACTTGCCAAAAATGAAACAAGGGTTTCTTTGTTTTCTCTATGCGAGTAAAAATATAACATACTCATAAACTAACCTATAAACCAGAGGCGCTGGTATTTATGTTTACACTgtgtatgaatgttttttgcttTGACTTGCAAATAACGACATTAATAGaggtccaatctatttaaactgggagggctcAAAGTCACTTTgtattttagtgccattgatggtgatagacgtcaAAAGGCTCAATTACTCTGCCTGCAGTTataagaaaatacaaaataaaacttttttttctttcaaaataaatcactgAGGTCAACGGTGAAATGTCGAGGTTTTGATTGAAAGGTGCTGGTGGCGAATGGATGGCAgagttaatttaattattttaaaaaaggtagACGACAACCTTCAGTGAGATGTGGCTTGGGAGGGCTGAGAGCCAATCACATCCCTCCCCAATCTGGCCTTGGCCACGTTCCATCTCCAGTTCATTCTGCAGCTTCTGAAACaacagaacacacacacacattaccgtattttcacgactataaggcgcacataaaagtcttaaattttctctaaaatagacagggcgccttataatccagtgcgctttatatatgaccaatactaaaattgttatcacgataaaataaaataaatcggtggatagggtacaccatcctctacagctctcacaactacggcaagcagccccccgactctactattttccccgtagaaaaagtactgcgcagtgactgctgggatatatagttcttttgtcaatacacccaatggattgtggcctggacatcgacatcaacacagctttacaaagcatggaaggcagcggtggaatagttacgctagcta contains:
- the LOC144071233 gene encoding leucine-rich repeat-containing protein 17-like, which translates into the protein MHATFSFMAVFLLLILLLEVPLMEMKRAGKGRGLKRARQKMGRDRVKNAGRHSRSDPPKPSNCTESLESGRVFADCQERRLTSIPKPEIWSRSPKYLLLARNRIKVLRDGAFAGYQSLTSLDLQQNDISLVEEEAFEGLTRLTTLLLQHNRLTSLGEESLIPMPNLRYLRFYDNPLNCHCDMDGLVRTLQVPSNRNLGNHAWCAEPLKLKGKKLKQIDPESLCKKFDPYNETQGDQTADPVQPSPLRNKPDATTSCHIYYFPHVRVDCSNRGLTEVPEGIPEEAVQIDLSHNSIHHLKAKSFQGAKSLKTLNLSYNKMERIDKSSLFGLLHLRELDLSDNSLYFVQYGVLEDLYFLSKLKLGGNPWLCDYSIHYMVYWLQLHPAVRHSGLLCRSPVEHTGERVEDYVRSYNRGCSKERQQSQRDPNEDDEFLWDSLKEAKREPEEEMEPSHLRRREKYQIIRLS